Proteins found in one Triticum urartu cultivar G1812 chromosome 4, Tu2.1, whole genome shotgun sequence genomic segment:
- the LOC125552648 gene encoding transcription factor-like protein DPB: MVSGVPHRPDENGGGGGPSFPQQPAPVGTPPPSSGPAHSASTSGGSAGGSPSSRSEQQGPAAANGAGPGPAASTPASDGTAFLRLNNLDINGDDAPSSQAPISIKKKKRRAAAVGPDKGGRGLRQFSMKVCEKVESKGRTTYNEVADELVAEFTDPNNNIEPPDPDNPNAQQYDEKNIRRRVYDALNVLMAMDIISKDKKEIQWKGLPRTSINDIEELQADLAGVKARIEKKSAYLQELQDQYLGMQNLINRNEQLYGSGNIPSGGVALPFILIQTRPHATVEVEISEDMQLVHFDFNTTPFELHDDSYVLKALNSYGKEENAGTSEPISNGCEGSSTPNIYRHQIQQSAMASNGTNRLPSSPPPPVPGILKGRVKHEHLY, translated from the exons ATGGTCTCCGGCGTCCCCCACCGCCCGGACGAGaacggcgggggcggcggcccGAGCTTCCCGCAGCAGCCGGCGCCCGTGGGCACGCCGCCGCCCTCCAGCGGCCCCGCGCACTCCGCCTCCACCAGCGGCGGCAGCGCCGGCGGCTCCCCGTCAAGCCGCAGCGAGCAGCAgggccccgccgccgccaacgGCGCGGGCCCGGGCCCCGCCGCGTCCACGCCCGCCAGCGACGGCACGGCCTTCCTCCGCCTCAACAACCTCGACATCAACGGCGACGACGCGCCTTCCTCGCAGGCCCCCATCAG CATCAAGAAGAAGAAGCGAAGAGCGGCAGCAGTTGGTCCTGATAAAGGTGGCCGGGGGTTGCGACAGTTCAGTATGAAAG TTTGCGAGAAAGTTGAAAGTAAAGGGAGAACAACATATAATGAG GTGGCAGATGAACTTGTTGCTGAGTTTACAGACCCCAATAACAATATTGAACCGCCAGATCCTGATAATCCGAATGCA CAACAATATGATGAGAAAAATATTCGAAGGAGGGTTTATGATGCACTGAATGTTCTGATGGCTATGGACATTATATCtaaggataagaaggaaatacaGTGGAAAGGCTTGCCTCGGACTAGTATAAATGATATTGAAGAGCTGCAG gcggatctcgccggagtgAAAGCAAGGATTGAAAAGAAAAGTGCATATTTGCAGGAGCTACAAGATCAA TATCTAGGTATGCAAAACTTAATAAACCGAAATGAGCAGCTGTATGGTTCAGGAAACATTCCTTCGGGTGGAGTGGCCTTGCCATTCATCCTTATCCAG acacgccctcatgcaACTGTCGAAGTTGAAATATCAGAAGATATGCAACTGGTGCATTTTGACTTTAATAC CACCCCATTTGAGTTGCACGATGACTCGTATGTGCTAAAAGCACTGAACTCGTATGGAAAAGAAGAGAATGCCGGTACTTCGGAGCCGATATCAAATGGATGCGAGGGCTCAAGCACGCCGAATATTTATCGGCATCAGATACAACAATCTGCAATGGCAAGTAATGGCACAAATAGATTACCAAGCTCACCACCACCCCCTGTTCCAGGCATTCTGAAAGGGCGAGTGAAGCATGAGCACCTGTACTAG